GGAAGGTCTTTCTCCGTTGCCTTCCGCTAACCCGGATCTTCGCCAGAGACTGGAAAACATGGCGCAAGAACTGGGCTGGCCAGCCATGCATCAAAAGCTTGCGGAACTGGATAAGGAAACTGCTGCACGAATCAAGCCCACCGACAGTCAGCGGATTCAGCGCGCACTTGAAGTATGCCACCTAACACAACAACCGATGTCCGAAATTCTAAAAACACCCCGGCAAAGTAATTTTCCTTTCCGGGCCATCAACATCGCACTCATTCCTAGTGAACGGAGTCAATTGCACCTGCGCATCGCACATCGTTTTGAAACGATGTTGAAGCATGGTCTTGTCGATGAAGTTCAAGCAATTCGCGGTAAATTTTCTTCACTCGGTACTGAATCACCCGCGATGCGCTGCGTCGGCTATCGTCAAACCTGTCTTTACCTGGATAACGAAATAACCAGCACTGAATTACATGATATGGGCATAGCCGCCACCCGCCAATTGGCCAAACGTCAGCTCACCTGGCTTCGCGGCATGAAAACCAGTACAGTGCAAGAATTCGATTGCCTGGCTAACAATTTGTCCGCGCACGTACAACATTTTTTGCAAGCAACGATTGAAAAAAATTGATGTAGTATGGGAAAACGCTTGTTCTCGATACTTTTTGCATAAACCGGCTTGTCTAGCTGCGGCTTGTAGCGTTATGATTCCATACTACGACAAGGGATAAATATCATACCGCACTAAAAATAACATGACATAACGCTTTCGTCGTATTTAACAATACTCGAATTTAATTTCAGGAAATCATCGATAGGATAGAAACATTATGCAAATGCGCATTCATTTATTCACTTTAATCATACTCTTGATAAGTATGATTATATTGATCGGCTGTGAAAACTACGCCGAAAAAACACACGAATCCTGGATCACACCGCCGTCCGGCCCGGTTTATGACGATTCGACCATTTTCGCGCGCATTACACAGGCGATACAATCGGATCCTGTGTTACAAGGCGCCAACATCGATATTAAAGTACAAGACGGCAATGTCGCCTTAAAAGGCGCCGTTAGTAACGAAGATCAGGTCACGCGCATCAACATGCACGCCTGGATCGTGGACGGCGTGAAAAAAGTCGACAACCAAGTGACTATCAGATAAATACCCATCAATAAAAAATCCCCGTTCAGGGGATTTTTTATTGTGTTCTATTGGAATCTTTAATCAGATCAAATACCACGCAACAACTCGTTGATACCCGTTTTTGACCGGGTCTTGGCGTCTACCTGTTTGACGATCACCGCGCAATACAAGCTGTACTTTCCATTCTCAGCGGGTAAATTGCCCGAGACGACAACCGATCCGGGCGGGATACGGCCATAGCTTACTTCGCCGGTTTCACGGTTATAAATTTTCGTGCTTTGGCCAATGTAAACACCCATCGAAATCACTGAGTTTTCACCGACAATAACGCCTTCCACAACTTCCGAACGCGCACCGATAAAACAATTATCTTCGATAATCGTCGGATTCGCCTGCACTGGCTCCAATACACCGCCGATACCGACACCGCCGGATAAATGCACATTCTTACCGATTTGCGCACACGAACCAACCGTAGCCCAGGTATCGACCATCGTACCTTCATCGACATACGCACCGATATTGACATACGACGGCATCAACACAACGTTGTTGGCGATGAACGAGCCTTTACGCACGGCAGCAGGCGGCACAACACGGAAACCGCCATCACGGAAATCCCGCGAGCTGTAATCCGCGAATTTCGATGGTACTTTGTCAAAATAATTGGAAAAACCGCCTTTGATAAAGTTATTGTCTTCGATGCGAAATGACAACAGCACTGCTTTCTTCAACCACTGATGCGTCACCCATTCGCCACTGATTTTCTCAGCCACGCGCAATTTACCGCCATCCAGCATCGCAAGAACTTGAGTAACCGATTCTTTCAATTTGGCATCGACATTACGCGGAGTAATCTCCGCACGGCGATCAAAAGCTTCTTCAATAGTGGCCTGCAATTCATTCGTCATTTAATTTTTCCTGTAATTTAATTCTCAACTTTGTCGAATCATAGTGTTTGCAACAAACGCTTAATTCTTTCCATGGCCTCAATGCATTCTTCCGGTGACGTAACCAGCGCAATGCGCACAAAATCTTTCCCCGGATTGACACCATGCGCGTCACGCGCCAGAAAACTGCCCGGCAGCACCGTCACATTATAATCTTGATACAACCGTTTGGTGAATTCGGTATCGCTGATCGGTGTTTTAATCCACAAATAAAAGCTCGCATCCGGCATTTGCACTTCGGTTGTACCCGATAACACCGCAATGGCATCGGAAAACTTCTGCGCATATAAACGGCGGTTTTCTATGACATGCACTTCATCGCCCCATGCTGCCGCACTGGCTGCTTGAGCCGCCGGATTCATCGCCGAACCATGATAGGTGCGGTACAGCAGGAATTTTTCCAGCAATTGCGCATTCCCAGCCACGAAACCGGAACGCAATCCCGGCACATTCGAGCGTTTTGATAAGCTATTAAACACCACTAAGCGAGGAAAACCGGTTCTCCCCAATTGCTGCGCTGCATCCAGCGCGCCGAGTGGCGGGTTCTTTTCATCGAAATAAATCTCCGAATAGCACTCATCCGAAGCCACCACGAAACCGTAACGATCCGACAATGCAAATAGCGCCCGCCAATCGTCCAGCGTCATCACGCTGCCGGTCGGATTATTGGGTGAGCACACATAAATCAATTGCGTGCGCGACCATACCGCCTCCGGTAATTGACCATAATCCAGCTTGAAATGATTTTCCGGCAAGGTGTTAATAAAATGCGGCTCAGCGCCCGCCAGAAATGCAGCACCCTCGTAAATCTGATAAAACGGATTAGGGCAAACCACCGCCGGTTGCTTGGCGTTGCTGCTATCGATCACGGTTTGCGCAAAAGAAAACAGCGCCTCGCGGCTGCCGTTGACCGGAATGACCTCAGTCTCCGGGTCGATTCCTGCAAGGTTATAACGCCGCTTGGCCCATGCCGCAATACTATTGCGCAGCGCCGGTATCCCCAATGTCGTCGGATAAGTCGACAAACCATCCAGATTACCCGCCAATGCCTGGCGGATAAAACCGGGTGTTGCATGTTTCGGCTCGCCGATTTGCAGCTCAATGGGTTTTAGTGCCGCATTACGTGTCACGCCGTCAAATAGTTGCCGCAGTTTCTGGAATGGATAAGGTTGCAGTAGATTCAGATTTGGATTCATACGTTATTGGACGCAGTGCTCAGCTATTTGCATTTGCTCCGTTCATCCAGAAAGATTAGATTAGTTGCGATGCGCGGATTATAAAACGGGCGCATGAGAATAACCAACTTGTGCCGCATAAAAAACCGCAATCCACTCCATTGACCTATCGAGTTTATCGATCGATGACTTCGATTTCCGCAACAATCGATCTGAGACCTAATCCGTAGGCATTTCCGTATGATCTGCGATCGCTGTAATGTACTTTCACCAACGCGGCATTTTTTAATGCGTTGATCGCAAAATCATACAGATCGTGATCATCGATCATGAACTGATGAAAGTTACTACCGCCGCGGCCAATCTGCATCGTCATATAATAAATCCGGCTCATATTCTTATTTTTGGTCAGATTGGTAATTCTGCCGATTTTGACTCCGCGTGACACCTCGGGATCGGAAGTATGGATATCGCCAATAAAATGCTTCTGCTCCCATGAAGAATCC
The DNA window shown above is from Nitrosomonas sp. Is35 and carries:
- the dapD gene encoding 2,3,4,5-tetrahydropyridine-2,6-dicarboxylate N-succinyltransferase, coding for MTNELQATIEEAFDRRAEITPRNVDAKLKESVTQVLAMLDGGKLRVAEKISGEWVTHQWLKKAVLLSFRIEDNNFIKGGFSNYFDKVPSKFADYSSRDFRDGGFRVVPPAAVRKGSFIANNVVLMPSYVNIGAYVDEGTMVDTWATVGSCAQIGKNVHLSGGVGIGGVLEPVQANPTIIEDNCFIGARSEVVEGVIVGENSVISMGVYIGQSTKIYNRETGEVSYGRIPPGSVVVSGNLPAENGKYSLYCAVIVKQVDAKTRSKTGINELLRGI
- the dapC gene encoding succinyldiaminopimelate transaminase produces the protein MNPNLNLLQPYPFQKLRQLFDGVTRNAALKPIELQIGEPKHATPGFIRQALAGNLDGLSTYPTTLGIPALRNSIAAWAKRRYNLAGIDPETEVIPVNGSREALFSFAQTVIDSSNAKQPAVVCPNPFYQIYEGAAFLAGAEPHFINTLPENHFKLDYGQLPEAVWSRTQLIYVCSPNNPTGSVMTLDDWRALFALSDRYGFVVASDECYSEIYFDEKNPPLGALDAAQQLGRTGFPRLVVFNSLSKRSNVPGLRSGFVAGNAQLLEKFLLYRTYHGSAMNPAAQAASAAAWGDEVHVIENRRLYAQKFSDAIAVLSGTTEVQMPDASFYLWIKTPISDTEFTKRLYQDYNVTVLPGSFLARDAHGVNPGKDFVRIALVTSPEECIEAMERIKRLLQTL
- the miaA gene encoding tRNA (adenosine(37)-N6)-dimethylallyltransferase MiaA — encoded protein: MQNSFGLPPAIFLMGPTASGKSRIALDIAENFPVEIISVDSAQVYRQMDIGTAKPDQATLNKIPHHLINLIDPDQHYSAAQFQQDALRIMHDITRCNKIPLLVGGTMLYFRALQEGLSPLPSANPDLRQRLENMAQELGWPAMHQKLAELDKETAARIKPTDSQRIQRALEVCHLTQQPMSEILKTPRQSNFPFRAINIALIPSERSQLHLRIAHRFETMLKHGLVDEVQAIRGKFSSLGTESPAMRCVGYRQTCLYLDNEITSTELHDMGIAATRQLAKRQLTWLRGMKTSTVQEFDCLANNLSAHVQHFLQATIEKN
- a CDS encoding BON domain-containing protein yields the protein MIILIGCENYAEKTHESWITPPSGPVYDDSTIFARITQAIQSDPVLQGANIDIKVQDGNVALKGAVSNEDQVTRINMHAWIVDGVKKVDNQVTIR